Genomic window (Ureibacillus composti):
GGAACCTTCACCACAACCAGTATCTAAAATGGTGTAGCAATGATCTCCTATTATCTTAGCTATTGCTTGTTGTATTTCATCATATAAACCACTACACATAATCTCTTTTCTCGATTCGAATAAACTCTTACTATACATCGTGTTTAGTGGCTTTGTCATAAAGTTCACATAACCTTGCTTTGCTATATCAAATGAATGACTCTGTTGACATGATACATGTCCATAATCGCTAATGCTCATTTCGGTACTACAGATTGGACAAGCAAACATCGCTTGATTTTCTTTCATATAGTTAATACTTGCAACTCTTTTTGAAACTTTCCCCATTGTAATGCTCCTTTTTTATTACTGCTATTAGAATAACACTAATTACTTTATGTATAAAATTTGTCTTCTACACTGGGCTTAGTTATTTTAAAATGACAAGTTAACATGTATGAGCTATAGATTTAAATAGTTAGTTTATAGGAAGATGTTTTACTTCAGACTTTTTTGGAACCTCGGTAATTTCCACAAATTCCGTTAAAACGTTATTTACTTTCTGTATATCATTATTGGACAAAATCTGTTGATTTTTATCATTCCAGTATTTTGTTAAATCATTGATTTTAATAACATCCACATTAGAAGAATGGATTTCAATTTTATGAAAAGTACATTTGTCAGAAAAAGTTATTAACGAAAAAACCACTTTTGAATCAAGATTTGGAACTACACGATTTACAAAAGACAAAGCATCATTACTTTCTAAAATCGGGTTTGGAAACTTACCCACTCGATCTTTATGATGTGCTTGAACCCATTCATCATCTTGCTCCCTACCGAAAATCCATCCTGTTTCCTTTTGTAAATTAAGCACATAAACTCCCGACGGATGCACGAATACAAGATCAATAATTTTATTAGAATTAGGTAGTTTTAATTGCCATAATATCTTATGTTCATCTTGTACTTTTTCTAATTTCCGAACTAAATTATAGGTTGAACGTACCTTTTTATTAATCAACACTTGTAAATATGAGTACCCCGTTAATTTACTAAATTGCTGATTTTCAAATTTATATATAGAAGCAGCAAGTAGAATTCCCATTAATATAATAACGAAAAGAAACCAAATCATATTTTAGCTCCCCTCTCTATAGTCAATGATTAATATAATTATTTTATCAGAGTTAAAAGATGCTGACTATGAAACTTCTAAATCGAAT
Coding sequences:
- a CDS encoding nuclease-related domain-containing protein, translating into MIWFLFVIILMGILLAASIYKFENQQFSKLTGYSYLQVLINKKVRSTYNLVRKLEKVQDEHKILWQLKLPNSNKIIDLVFVHPSGVYVLNLQKETGWIFGREQDDEWVQAHHKDRVGKFPNPILESNDALSFVNRVVPNLDSKVVFSLITFSDKCTFHKIEIHSSNVDVIKINDLTKYWNDKNQQILSNNDIQKVNNVLTEFVEITEVPKKSEVKHLPIN